CGGCCGGCAGCTGGAAAGAGAGAAACCACGACGTGACTTCCATGTGCTGTCCTATTGTATTGCCTTGCTGCCTACCGAAGAAAAGCATCCAAGAATTGATAAACCCATTTTGTAAATTATACTACTATGAGATTTATGGGCATAATTCAAAATCATTCATCAATAAGTTTCTAACATTCctcaacagaaaaaaaaaagaaagaaaaataatattaatttCTCTTCATATCTGGTTTTTTGTTTaagtctttttcctttttccagtaTTCATAAAATGCCAACGAAACTAATAACAAAAAAGGCATATATTCTAAAGGTGGTGGGGCAGCGTAAAAGCGCGTTGCGTAGCTTCGAGGCTGCAAAAAGTTGACCAGACAAATGGTAATGGAAAGACCCGTGCGCACCTCGTGAGCTCCTGGTTCGTTGAATTAAATACACCGACGCAAGTCTGAGTCATCCGTCTAGATTCATTTGTACATTCATTCAACCTCTagttttactatttttttttagtaattatATATAGATTTATCTTgtcttgattgtttaaatttttattttgtttaaatattGAAAATCTTCTTATATTCCATGAAATCTTTTCATTCAATAGGCAAACTAAAttagttatatttttttagTTGCAAAGATGATCAGAGTATTCAAGCATATTTGAGTTTTTTCAGCTCGGGCTCTTTTAAATTCGACTTATTTATGTCATATTGTTAAGATCGAACtcaaatttgaacttgagataaTTTTAATAAGTTAAACTCGAACACAATTTTTGACTCATTACAATAAGTTTAACTTGATAACTTGATGAATGGAACTGAAAaactaaaaactcaattcaactcggctCATTGAATAAGtcttagggtctgtttgataacataaaaaagtgttgaatctgaatttttcagacattcagatgttttgagtgtttgataaatgaaaatctatttgctgaacttgttaagtagttctgaacttgtgtgtatttttttcagcacaagaatcctaactgaatgttTAATTCTGATAgaaatcaatagaattacttcaattatcttatcttatctatcaaatctacctttgtttgttaattatgttcaaaattcttatctaattaaataaTCTAATAtcctctatctaatgattttctatttcttttttctcccttttgaatgattttcacatcttctctatactcctcatataatatatttcatcttttatattaatttgatttaaaaataaatattatcattttcatacctaacatttttaactaattaaatcataggttctatttcttttttggatgaaaagatataaaggcaaatttatcaaatttaacttattaagcattcagttataaatgtttattaaacagtataaataagtttaacattaaaattcagacattcatatattttttttcagtacttaaaattcagcaaattaattgtttcagtattcagatttcaaaattcaaaattcagacttcagaattcagattcagtacAGAACCTTAAATTGTACCTTTAATATAATACAAGCTAGTCTAAGAACAGTACCTTTAATACACTTTAAACTAGTCTTAGAGTACCATTAATATTATAAATTAGTGTCAGAATACGTGCCTTGAACGTTGCATGTTTTCGTTTTTCGAgacttttttattattattgtaacatagtttttatttgtatttttttttaaaaaaaaaacctactcGGCTGAATGAAAAATTATCTATCTCTTTATACATCTAtttagttttatgttttggcctaGGTACAGGGCACTTTTTTCTTATGTTtgcttctaatttttttttagtctACGTTTGATACTTCATTTTGGTATTACTCAAGGACCATGCAAGAGgtaaattgaacctcttgaatCACTACCTTTAATACAAATTACTCAAATATTACTGGGAGTTAAAATCACAAGACTTGGGTAAATACTCAAACTggactttttttattttgcagTTCATGATCTCATCTTTTTGCAGTCAACTCTgttcatcttgttttggctTTGTTCACAGGGGTGCTGTGGAAGggtgtttttggttgatttcatTACAAACCGGAAGAAATTTTTGTTTACTCTATCACATGGGATTTCTTCTTTTACCTCTACTCTATAAACCTCACGTGGTACTAGAGGAATATATATCACTCTTTGCCTTGGAAAAATTCAAAGCTCAAACAACTTTTTTGCCAGACGAATAACACaactaaaatgaaaaacaaatttCGAAGCTTTGAAGTTCACCAACTCAATGAATGAACTGAAATCATCTAACAGCCAATCAAGCATATCCTTTGATTTACTGGTCCCTGAAGAAGAACTCAAGTAACATGtaatctgcaaaaaaaaaaaaggaaaaaggacaaCCACAGCTCAAATCACATGGTTTATCTGACCATAAAATCATACTCTAGCATAAACATAGATCTGAATATAGAAAGGCAGAGATGATAAGATAACTGAAAGGTTTTACCATTGCAGAATATATGCAGAGCAACCTGAGATCTAAAAGAACAAGTTTGGGAAAGGGAGGGAACCCAAGAAATCACCGGCATGGGAGGCCTGGGAAAGGATATCATCTCCAACCTTCCAAATTTCTTTAACGCTTGGGCAAAAAAAAGTTAATTCAAGAAAACGGTTTTTTCAAGCGTATTCTTTCCAAGACCCCCACGCCAGCAATTTCTTGCAGAGATCCATCTGCCTTTCCCTCTTCGTCCTATCTTTCGACCATTGAACATATGTGAAGGGCATGAAGGGAACTGGAGAAACCTCAGGAAGAGACCATTGGGCTCGGGGGGGTTTGGTAACAGCCAATCTGTGCTATGAGTATTGCCTCCAAGGTTTAATATATAGCTGTAGCAGTTACCAATCCACCGACCCCCAAAAGCTTTTCCTCCACTTCCATCCTATCCAGTTCTTTCTAGATCTAGAGTGTGGTATACTTGGCTTTTTAGTACTGATTCGGATTGTAAGAAAGAAATGGTGGCTGAAGTTTGTTTGGTGCGGTCCTGGAGTAGGGTGGTCCAAAACCTACTCGGAAGTCTGGTACCAAATAAAAGAACAAAGGAGTCTAAAATAGCCGCCCACCGAGaagaattttttagaaaaatgaaaattaagaaATATAATAATCGTATTGACATCGTATGGATCACGGGTATGGTTTTGGATCTCAAAAATCTTGTACTGCTCATGTTAGATGTTTCTAGTTGGATGAAAAGAACGCTCCTAAATAAATAAGGCCTCTCCTTACAATTCAACAACAACAGTGAAGAAATTATACAGTTCCATTCAAACTCATCAGTGTCAAAAGGGATGCAAATGATTTTCTGAAGAAGCTGCGGTATAACGTCTCAACAGGGTCACAGCCATACCCTTTTTTGGCTGTGAATTACTGAATTTATTAGTTTTAGAGTATGGTCTAATAACATTTAATACTTTTAACAAGCTGTGGTAAAACATCTGAGCACAGTGAACCCATATAATGAATGGACTTCCTGCTCGTTTGAGAGCCCAGAAAAAATGCTATTGGTGTGATGAGAAAGGTTTCTTTGAGAGCCTctatttctttcaattgggcTCAACGAAGTGCTCATATTTTCCAGCACCAATCTAAAGCCCACCAGCAAATCAACAATGCTGTCAAGCGGAAGTTAGCATATACTTCACTTTTGCTCAAGTCAAGTACAGAGATGTTCTTGACCCTTGGGAGATGCATTCAACTTGATTATtgctacctttttttttttaatggataATATATAGTTCTCTTCTCTACATAGGCAAGCTTTTTAAATCCAACATTATATATACTTTTTGGcctgttttacttgttttatacTACTGAAATTCTTACCTCTCCTATCCTCCAGTTGTTTTAGACATCATTAGAAACAAACATCTACTTCGTAATTTTTTCCCCTCTTATTAATGCAGCTTGCCTTCCCCCAAAAAATGTCGTGATTTTCTACTGGCTTTCAAGATAGCCATCCAGAAAGAGACCCCTGATTTttgtaagaaagtggagtcaaATGCATGTCAAAAGTACATATAACTTGTTTTGCTTTGTGACGGGTAATACAAGCGAAAATCAACCTTTCAGCGTTATTCGCTGGTTTCATTAGCTGGCCAGTCTCGATTTAATACTCCGCATTGGATTCTCTGCTTGAGTATCAATTGCAAGTTGCAAAGAAAAGTGAATCTTCTCTTTAGCTTCTGAGTAAGAACCGCAAGTCAGATCGATGCTCAGGGGAAACTCTTTTCCTTATCTTGATTTAGGACTCtcatatttaattatttatcttaaataatttgtatttTCAACCTCAGAAAACCTCCCAACATATATCACTTTGCTTCCCTAAAAGGGGGAAGATGAAAAACGGGAAAGAACCAAAGAGAAACTGGAGAACAAAATAATTTTGGCCTTCATGATGATATCATGCCAATTGGACTGGACTCAGTTCTCTGAACCGGAGCTAACTATTGATCTTAGGTGAGAATCGAAAACAAATTCTGTCACCATGATTTTGGATAAATTCTTTCTCATCTCCGCTAATCTTCCACCATTTGGTACACAGAGTATTTTCTCCCTTCTGCCTATCCAAACTCGAAGGTCGAAGGCGTTTTGCGAGACAACAAAGCACCATTAAAGtaaattggaaaactttgaaGCCGAATTTTTCACTCAATTAACCAAACATATGCCTAACTCAAAATCGTTCACCAACTCAATATTTAACATGAAAAATCTGACGGCTAATCAAGCATCATTTGATTTACGGGTCCCCCAAGCAAAACGTAGAAGCGTATAATCTGCAAACATTAAAATAACTAAACCCCAAATCCAATGGTTTACCTGACCAGAAAATCAgcagaaaatcaaattttttttttttttgtaaataatcAGCAGAAAATCATAACCTAGCACAAACATAAATCTGAATATAAATAGTCAGATGTTAAGATAACTGAAAGATTTTACCATATCTGCAGACCAGTCTGAGATCTAAAAGAACAAGGTTGGGAAAGGCAGGGATCCCAAGAAATCATCGGTATGGGTGGATTGGGAAAGGATACAATCTTCAACccctcaaaatttttttgactttctttttttctttctaagcAAAGGGTTTTTGACTTTTTTCATGCATATCCTCTCCCACACACCCACACCAACAATTTCTTGCAAAAATCCATCTGCCTTTCCCTCTTCGTCCCATCTTTCGACCAGTTCACATATGTAAAGGGTATGAAGGGAATCGGAGAAACCTCAGGAAGGCCATTGGACTCGGTGGGCTTGGTAACACAGCCAATCTGTGCCACCAGTATTGTCTCCGAAGTTTAACAGACAGCAGCAGCTGTTGCCAACCCACAGATTTCCAAAAGCTTTCCCTAGCTATTCCTCCATTTCCATCCTATCCTATCCTTTCCTTTAATTTCTTTCTAGATCTAAAGTGGTGTCCTTTGGCTTTTTGGTACTGATTCTGATCGTGAGAAATGGCGGCTGAAGTTTATTAGTGAGGTCTTGGAGTAGTGGAGTGGAAAACCTACTGAGAGAGTCTGGTATTCTTCACaccatataaatataaatataaataagagGTCTGAATTAGCCCATTGGGTAGGAATCttaacaattttgaaagtgtCTATAGTCTTGCAGTGTACCATTCATAATCACCATAGCCAAAGCAGGCCCAAAGTTCCCCCAGCCTTAAAGCATACCTTGGGCTATTGGGGTGAATAAACCATTCTATAGTAGCCAGCTTGCAAAGCTGCCCAAGTTCTGCAGCGGATACTCCTCAAAATTAGATTGGAGCGTTACGACACTCTTCTCTGTTTCCTTAAACCAGGGGAAAATGTTGAAAAGCCCAAGTACCTTTAAACTATTTTTTGCAAGCGGCCTGTCCTTTCTTAACCTTCTATCAAATTCTGCTAATTCTGATCATCTTCAAAGTGACGTATCTAAAAGTTTCTTCCAAAAACATATAACGAAATCGAATACTTAGCCTGATAGTTGATACAAGAGAGGCAGAATGCATCTTAAAGGCTTTCATTTTTAAACTatctattttgtgattttgggtTTTCTGTGTCTGCAGTTAAAGTAATGCATCACCTTAGTTACTAATAGTATCAGATCAGACGCCGAGTCATTGAGCAATTCCTCTGTAACTTCATGAGTTCTCTAGTCATCACTCCTAATATTGTAAAACAGTGATAAAACGAGGTCCGTCACTAAAGTAAGCTCACATCTGGTTTACACCCTAtccagaaaatgaagaagaacaaAACCAACGTAGAATGTCAAATATTTGCAATTTCAAGGAAATGCTTACATAGTTACATAGCCGTGTGCATATCACAATCCAAAAAGATCTCTATCATTTGCTTCTTATTGCTCCTTCGTTTCATGAACTAAAAACAACCACGTAAACAGTGCACACTAACTCATCAAAGGTGCACTGCCGAGAAATGTTACCTTTAATCTCCTTGACTACGGATCATACAGTTTTATTTTTAATCAAGCAGTTAGTATTATCACATCAGTGGACCTTAGCCTTATTGCCTATTAATCTTTTGCTTACTTTGAAGAACAAAAACACCGTTGCATACCAGCCAAGACTTCTGCAGTTGTCTAACATCATTGAGGGGAGTTATAATCATGGACCTAACGATTGAGTGGCTTTAGAGGCCTGATGTTCATGGATCTGATGAGCTTCTCCTCATCAGTGAGGGTGTGGCGGAAGTGGCATCGGTGTCCATAAGGGCAGTGATCACCGCTCAACACCATGCGGCATACCTCAGTCTTGTACCTTGGGTGGCGAAGTACAGGGCGCAGCTCCTTAATTCCATGAGCAAATTGGCAGTTCTCTCCATAGGGACATTCCCCGGTCTCTTGCCATTTGTTACACAACTCGGTTTTGAACATTCCCTGATTGTAGACCTCCAGCTCAACAGTTTGCTTCTCCTTTTCGCTTCCTGGAACGTACACCCTTTGCTGCACTCACACCATCAAACACGTTAGCTAACAATCATACGATCAGGGCATTGGCTAAAACTGGATGATGCTCAGCAAAAACACCAGACATTTCCTAGAGTCCTTCGTTTTGCCTTTAGTATAAAATATATTCCATGCAACAAACTTGGCAATCCCCAGTCTCATAAAGAAAGTAGTGGGAAAgcataaacaaaataaatctcaaatggAAATTAGCATTTGATGAATTCTAAAGAAAATAAACCTGGAAAAGAGATTCACCTTTGTATTGCGATAACAATTCACTTAACTGATCAAAACAACACTCAGTAAGTTTTCATGTCTCTTAGTGAAATCTAAACAGCTTCATCAAAATAATGAATTAACACATCGAGAAGTCAGGCCAAATGGTTTACAGATGCCCTCAATAAGACAATCAATGTCACCTAATATTAGAATATAGTATAAAAATTTCCTGAATTGAGGCAGTGTTAAGCACTTAAGCTTTAGTTCTGTAGACCTATTGACACAACCCTGTCAACATATCGACCACTATGATCACAGTGGACTTTCTGGTTTAACGAAAACAGAATCAGGGACAACTAATTAATGTACTACTGTACCCCAAATCCCAATTTAGCCAATAGAAATGTTTCAACAATTAACAAATTTACTTCTTTATAGCTGTATTTTTTATGGGATCCAGTTACCTTATATATCTGCCCTTCGCTGCTTCCACCAGTTTGAACAGTCTTCAATTTCCTATCAGACCGAACAGAGATACTTTTTGGCAAGGAAACCCGATTCACTTCAtcattctcacttccttcagCCAGATCCGTATCCACCATAGTGTCCTGACTGGTATTCTCCCCAGCACCCTCCACATCATCTCCCCTGTTTCTCCTGTCTTCGTTAACCCCGTCCCCCAAACTCATCTTGTCCAATCCATGCAACACTGAACTCATATCAGAACCCGGACCAAGCCCCAGACCCGACAACTCAACAGACGCAGCATACTCCGAAGTTGCTCTCAGCAATAGGCTCAGTCGATTCGTCAACTCGGCATTGATCATTTTTAGACTGATATTCTCTTGGCCAGGGACGGagccagaaatttatttttggggggctgaagtgtattaaaaatttttttttgtgacgaaataaatatatttaataagtaaaatttagaatcaataattataaaaataataaaaacatataattatacatacccAAAAATTTGTTATTGATTAACATTTGAAGTATTGGTAGTTGTTGCACTCGAATAACGAAGAGGAGGCAATTGCATTCTGCGAGTCTTCATCCGTTGAAAACGCTGCAATATTTGCTCATTTTCAATTGTTGCAAAAATATCCTTCTCGATGTATACAACCAGACAGTCATTCATCCACTCGTCTCCCATTTTGTTGCGCAAATCAGTCTTGACAATATTCATTGCAGAAAATACTCTTTCAACAGAAGCAGTCGCAACTGGTAGAACTAATGCCAACTGGATCAGACGATAAACCAATGGAAAAACTGTATTTTTACCAGTTTTAACCATTTGTTGAGCAAGACTTCCCAAATCTCCAACTTCTGAAAATTGAGGATCGCGTTGCacattataaatataatttcgAAGTTGAGACTCAAGATATAAATAATCGTTACTTGAGAAGTCTTCAGGATATAAATCAGCAAGACGGAGTAGTTTCTGCACATTGAATTGAGAGAAAGAACTTTTTGGATCAAGACATGCTATGCAAATAAGGGGGAAAAAAACATCGATGGCTGCTGTAAGATAATTTTTTCCCCCACAATAAATCTCCatgtaaaatattttatctTGTTCTCCTGCTCCAGCTTAGCCTATTATTTAGCAAGCAGTAATAAATGACGTTGAAGAATTGAAGATTATTCATCTACCACTATGTAAAACAACAAATACCACTACATATGCAACCTGGAAATCTTACACAAAGACAAAGATAGACCCAATCTCAACAACCTCTGAGAAAGAAAGGGAGGAGCGAGGGAAAGTGGGATCGGGAAGAAGGAAGGGGAAGTCAGATTAAATACATAGAAACATGTTGTTAGAGGGAATACTGTTGGCTTAGAAAACATTCTTGTACATGCTGGCCGCCGGAATCCCctatatatagggggttttccggcggcttgggggggggcttaagcccccaccaGCCCCCCCTTAAATCCGTGGCTGCTCTTGGCGCAACGCTTGTGCTTCCTTGGCGGTCTCTTCCATGTAAGAAAGCACCGTGTACTGGCGGTCTATGAGTTCCTGATGGTGGTGCAGGTCCGTTAACATGTCAGAGTGACGCAACCGTGACATCATCATCCTAATTTCCAGTTCCGACAGCCGGTAAGGGGCCAAGCCTATGTCACCGGGGTAATTTATGAATGGTAACGGTGGCGACGCTGGTGGTAGCGGAATGTTGTTGAAGCTCACGTCATTCCTCGCTGTTCTGCCACCTCTTTGCCCAGTTTTTGAGATTTCTTTCTCCATTTCCATGATTTCTCAACAGATTTCTATGAAATTTAGCTGCagcaattttaaaaaaatgaattttcttggAAACTAAGTAATATATGTCACATGAACAGAAAAAATCCTACATACTAATGTTAGATGAAAAAATAGGAACAACTAATGCAATTGAACACAACCGGATCTCCGAGACGCTTATTCTGATTTTCCGCGTAATTATTGAGCAAATATGAATAAATGCATATAAGTTTATCTATATCTATAGTTAAAACCTGATTCTCGTGTCTCGCTATATTCTTCTCTGTAAAACTTAAGCATACGACCATAAGTAGGTATATGCATATTCATCTATGTGCATATTGCATAAATTCTGTTCATATTCATCTTCGAACGGAAAAGATTGcaaatttcatttaatttcctGGAAAGATCACGAAATTGAAGCTTCATTCGAGCTTCTGGTTAACATTAATGAATTTACAACGAAACATCGAAGATCATCCAAAAGCTAGAATTTACACATAAACAGCGTTCGATTGGAGTAATAAAAATGACGATTACGTATAGTCTAAATTAACTTAAAAAATTAGTTAAAGCTGAAATTAACAGGAGAattaatcaaccaaaagaaCAGGAAATAAACTCAAAATTGAATTAATTACTACTTCTATAAACGAAGACCTCTAAGAAAAGAGTAATGAATTGATTAATTACCtgaaaacaagaacaaaaatgaGTTAAGCAGCAGCGGAAGTGAACTTCAGCTGTATAGAGAGAAATGAGCGAGTTTTAGAGAGAGAAACTGAGTCTGGAAAATGGAACTGGAGAAGAAGGCAGAAAGGTTTTATAGTAGTAGTTGTGACTTGACAGGGGTAGTTTGGGAAAAGATGATGATATACACTAACTGCTTCGTTTGTTTTGCAGCTCTCTTCCAAGATTTGGTCTAAATTCCGCTCTTCAAAGGGTATAAAGGTAATTGTGACTATAGTGGAGTCGGTTACGTATTTGTCAAGGCCTGATCCCTGATAGGATTTTGAGCGGGAAAAGTGACGACTTAGGCATTATGAATGAGCTTGTCACGGGTATACCCTTGATGAACTGTTAATTTACGAAAATGTCATCATCCTACATGCGCTTGTTCCCCTTTTTCATTTCAGGGTATAACACTTATTCCACATTTCTACTCCACtagtttttaaaacattattaGTAATTACAAAATTCTGTCTCTTTGAtgttaaaagaaaatttggcaatattccttttctctttgacataattttatcatgaaaatggcTATAAGTTTATAGTATGACAAAGAGTGTTAACAATCGATCACTTAtttaaacaaaaattatatctgcatGACTAAGAAAAATATGATTGTCAATTATGTTTTCGAGTACAAAAAACTCTAACTTGTTATCTTCAACTAGTGGGTGAGGCACTAATTAGtgagggaaaaataaaaagaaaaatatagaaTAACAAATTAGTTAGTTGCAGAAAAGGAATTAATTACAGAGTAGTGGGAATTTCTATATAAACGTGAAAGTATGAAGCATGAGTAGTAGATAAGTATAGTAGGAGCAATTATATGAATATGGGAGTAGGAAATACGAGATGGTTATACATTACTTCATCATGCCAAAATAAAATCGAAATAACAAATAATGACATCTTGTTTTAACACCAAACCCATTGCTCACgcattatatatatagaaaGTTATAGTGAATTATGAAGTAAAACAACGGTCCAATAGAGCCTTGACCAAGTGAGTTAAGTGACTTTTTCCGGTCTCTTTCCATGCTGCGGTTAGTGAGGGCTGTTTGATTGCTAATATCGCTTGTATTGAAAGCTTATAGTTGGTGATAGTTGGTTTAGGAGAGTTCATGTTTTGGGTCATTGGAATCTAACTTGATTAGGACATTCTTTCATTTGGTAGGGATGCCATGATGGATACTTGAGAGAGTTTGCTTCACTGCTACAACTTTAACTAACTAGTTCCACTCGTTTCCAATCAAAAGGATGTCATTTGTTTGATGAATGCCATGATCCTCACAACTTTGCCCAAAACAAAGGACTTGTTTTTGGTTGTTAAGCGACCTGGTTTTCTAGTATCTCTTACTTGAACCATTAACCGTATAATAATGTTTGATCTTCCTCCTCTTTTTACATCTAGGCCATTCTCTACACAAATTCCAAATGCACGTCAATAGTTTTTGGTAGATAGGAACGCGCCCATAAGATTACCTTGCTTTTCCATTTCAATCATAATCAACAGAAACTGATAGGTGAAGTTGTGAACTAGGGCAACAAATGAACAATGGACAATGTTTTACAATAAAGTTGAACTCCAGccaattgattgcaaaaatcAGAAACGCTTATTACTTGGGGCATATTTAGATTACATGATGAAGTAGAGGAGCTTTTTTAACCTATCTTGCCATGCTTCTTCTATTTTATGGGCTAAGAAAGAATAATCTTTACTTGACAAATGCCAAAAGCCTATTTTTACAAACAGATAGACGAGAAAATAATACAGATCACCCAACTTGCCTAGAGACTGACTGTCATTCTGATGCTTTCAAGTTTCAGCTTCTAGCATATATTCTCTTTCACTTCTGATCCTGATGATACAGATACGCCGAGTGCTTCACTGTGCATTTATTTCCTTTTGCAATTTACTAATTAATGAATTATTTTAAGGATTATAAACAGCTCTTCACATTCATTTACATTTCCGTGATCAGTAAACCATTATCACCACGAGTTTGATAAACAATGAATAATCACAAGCTACCGATTTAGCACCTTGAGAGACCTTATGTTGATGGACCTGATGACTTTTTCCTGGTCAGTGAGAGTATGGCGGAAGTGGCAGCGATGTCCGTAAGGGCAGTGGTCACCATTCAGCACCATGCGACACACCTCTGTCTTGTACCGTGGGTGGCGAATTACAGGGCGAAGCTCCTGAATTCCATGAGCAAATTGGCAGTGGTCTCCATATGGGCATGCCCCAGTTTCTTGCCATTTGTTGCAGAGTTCAGTCTTGAACATGCCTTGATTGTAGACCTCCAGTTCAAGTGGCTGCTCTTCCTTTTTCCCTCCTCGCACGAAGACCTTATGCTACATTCATATTGTCACTGAAATACATCAGTTTACTAATTAAGAACCACCCTGCAGACAATAAGCAGTCGCGGTATATGATGGGGTCCTTTGTGCTCATGACCATGACATAAATCCTCATCATATGTGTAAAGAAAAAGAGGCAAACAAAACCAGTGCACCTATCTTTCACAAGTCCAAGAAGCAGAAAAAAGAGCTAAATTTTCTCTTGCACACGTTAAATTTGGACCACATAAGGCATAAAGAAGATTGCACATCGTCTTTGATAGCCATGTCCCCTAATACAAGGGAGAGATAACCAAGAAGGAACAAGAGAAAGATCAGAAAAGAAAAGCCAAAAGTATCTTACTGAAGCTCCCAAGTCCTAAGGAACTCGAGTAATGCAATTCAATTAATTAGCTCTAGTTAAGATTGATCTCTTGACCGCAGATGCTAATCCCAAGATTTAATTCGAGAGACTTGCAAGAATGGCAATAAGTAATTATCAAAGCATAGCAGAGTAGAGAAACGCTGGGATAAAATCAGTAAACCAGACAGCAAAATTTACCGTGTCATCCCAGATTTTGCTACGGTTCTGTACCTTATTTACCTTCCCGCCACCATTCCCACCAGGTTGAACCGGCTTCAAGTATCCAGTGGACCGAATCGATATGCTCTTGGGCAACAGAATCCTGCCCGGGGTCCCTTCCCCACTCCCTTCTACTCCACCAGATTCCATCACACTCGTCGGACTCGGACTGTCCCCATCAGCCGCCGGGCCACTCCAAACATTCCCCTCATTAACTCCAGCTCCATCCGCCAAACTCATCCTACTCAACCCATTCAACAAAGAATCCACATTCAAACCCGGGTCCACACCCGAGAACCCGAACGATGCGGCGTACTCCGACGTGGC
The nucleotide sequence above comes from Coffea arabica cultivar ET-39 unplaced genomic scaffold, Coffea Arabica ET-39 HiFi ptg000200l, whole genome shotgun sequence. Encoded proteins:
- the LOC113718822 gene encoding zinc finger CCCH domain-containing protein 15-like isoform X2 — encoded protein: MEKESSKTSVHGGTSNIRRNLSYNDISRSPSPSPSFLNYESDGGEFTTYEKEIMMASRLHQSDLLTDLHHHQDLVDRQNTVLSYMKEAAKQAQALRQENINLKMVNAELTNRLGLLIKATSEYAASFGFSGVDPGLNVDSLLNGLSRMSLADGAGVNEGNVWSGPAADGDSPSPTSVMESGGVEGSGEGTPGRILLPKSISIRSTGYLKPVQPGGNGGGKVNKHKVFVRGGKKEEQPLELEVYNQGMFKTELCNKWQETGACPYGDHCQFAHGIQELRPVIRHPRYKTEVCRMVLNGDHCPYGHRCHFRHTLTDQEKVIRSINIRSLKVLNR
- the LOC113718822 gene encoding zinc finger CCCH domain-containing protein 15-like isoform X1 → MEKESSKTSVHGGTSNIRRNLSYNDISRSPSPSPSFLNYESDGGEFTTYEKEIMMASRLHQSDLLTDLHHHQDLVDRQNTVLSYMKEAAKQAQALRQENINLKMVNAELTNRLGLLIKATSEYAASFGFSGVDPGLNVDSLLNGLSRMSLADGAGVNEGNVWSGPAADGDSPSPTSVMESGGVEGSGEGTPGRILLPKSISIRSTGYLKPVQPGGNGGGKVNKVQNRSKIWDDTHKVFVRGGKKEEQPLELEVYNQGMFKTELCNKWQETGACPYGDHCQFAHGIQELRPVIRHPRYKTEVCRMVLNGDHCPYGHRCHFRHTLTDQEKVIRSINIRSLKVLNR
- the LOC113717615 gene encoding uncharacterized protein translates to MEMEKEISKTGQRGGRTARNDVSFNNIPLPPASPPLPFINYPGDIGLAPYRLSELEIRMMMSRLRHSDMLTDLHHHQELIDRQYTVLSYMEETAKEAQALRQEQPRIKLLRLADLYPEDFSSNDYLYLESQLRNYIYNVQRDPQFSEVGDLGSLAQQMVKTGKNTVFPLVYRLIQLALVLPVATASVERVFSAMNIVKTDLRNKMGDEWMNDCLVVYIEKDIFATIENEQILQRFQRMKTRRMQLPPLRYSSATTTNTSNSGSVPGQENISLKMINAELTNRLSLLLRATSEYAASVELSGLGLGPGSDMSSVLHGLDKMSLGDGVNEDRRNRGDDVEGAGENTSQDTMVDTDLAEGSENDEVNRVSLPKSISVRSDRKLKTVQTGGSSEGQIYKQRVYVPGSEKEKQTVELEVYNQGMFKTELCNKWQETGECPYGENCQFAHGIKELRPVLRHPRYKTEVCRMVLSGDHCPYGHRCHFRHTLTDEEKLIRSMNIRPLKPLNR